From the genome of Candidatus Defluviilinea proxima:
GGCGAACGGTCAGTGGACGAAATGCAAATAAGGAATTTCAATGACTAAGATCATTTTAGTCACGGGTGCAACAGGTAAAGTGGGGAGGGTGTTTGTTGATCGTTTGTTATCCGACCCGAAATTTGATTCGTTCACTGTGCGAGCATTATGTCATAACCGTGAACTTGAACCTCACACACGTATCGAAAATATTCACGGCTCCATCGAACATCGTGATGTCGTTGAAAAAGCGATGGACGGTGTCACCCATGTTTTACATCTGGCGACTGTAAAGGAAACGCCTGAGCAGATCATGGATGTAGCGGTCAAAGGGTTGTTCTGGTTGCTCGAAGCGTGCCGAACCAGTCCCACTTTTCAACAGTTCATTATGGTTGGTGGCGATGCAGGTGTTGGTCATTTCGTTTATCAGCACCCGATCCCTGTCACTGAAACGCAAAAACATTCGGCGTATGAAGGTTGTTACGCGCTTTCAAAAGTTCTCGAAGAAGTGATGCTCGAACAGTATTACATTCAATACTATCTCAATGGTTGTTGTTTGCGCGCGCCATGGATCATGGAGAAGGATGACTTTAAGTATCAACTTTCTTTTGGAGAAGATGTCTTTGGCGGACCGCGTTGGCGTGATCTGGTGGACGCTCAAAGTGTAGATGAGTTAATTCGGACGGAAGCAGTTCCGGTCATGCTTGACCCGCAAGCTGTTCCCGTCAAACGAAACTTTGTCCACGTTGACGATTTGGTCAGCGCCATTTTGCTGGCGGTCGATCATCCAAAAGCACGGCAACAACTCTTCAATATCAGTATGGATGAACCCATTGATTATGGTGAGATGGGTAAGTATCTAAACATAACGCGCGGGTTGCCAACTGTTGAGATCAAAACGGAATATCACTCGACCTGGTTGGATAATACAAAGGCTAAATTTTTACTGGGGTGGCGGCCCGAATATGATATGAAAAAAATGATCGACTCGGCATTTGATTATGTGCGGGCAAAGAATGATCCGCGCAAGATTTGGTATCCGGGATAATTTGAAAGATAACGAATATGCCGTATAAGGTTTTCTTTGTTGAAGATGAGATCATCACCCGTGAAGGCATCCGCGATAACGTGGATTGGGGCGCCAACGGGTTTGAATTCTGTGGCGAAGCGGCCGATGGTGAAATGGCATTGCCATTATTGCGTGCGGCCCAGCCCGATGTTCTGATCACAGACATCAAGATGCCGTTCATGGATGGGTTGCAATTGAGCAAGATCATGCGTGAACGCATGCCGTGGGTGAAGATCATTATTCTCAGTGGACACGATGAGTTCGAGTATGCTCAACAGGCTATCAAGCTTGGGGTCACCGATTATTTGTTGAAGCCTATCACGGTGCAAAACCTGCAAAAAGCGCTCCAGAAATTGACTGTGTTACTGGATCAGGAAAAAAAAGAACGGGAAAGTTTGAAGAAACTGCAAGAGCAGGCCGAGGAAAATCGTGCCGTGCTTCGCGAACGATTGTTATTCAAATTGGTTGTAGGGGCAGTTTCTCCCGCAGATGCCATCGAGAATGGTCAGGAACTTGGGCTTAACCTGATCGCTCGTCATTATCTGGTTGCGATCTTAAAAATTGAACCTGTTAATCGTGCAGAACCATATGAACATGGTGAATACCAACAGATTCAAAGCCTCATCATGGGGTTGGTTGAAAAAAATCCAGACATCTTTATGCTCAGAAGGGATTGGGGAGATCTGGTTTTGATTATGAAGGGCGGAACTCCCGAATACCTTGAAGAAGAGCGGGATATTCTCATTGATGAGATCAGGCGGGACGTAGCAAAGACGCAATACAAGTTGATCGTAGGTATGGGGACTACGAAGAACCGCATCGCAGATATCTGCCAGTCATTTGTGGAAGCCTTGGCGCGGATTCAGGATGCAACCGGCGTGGATAAGTCTGGCATCGATCAACCTGCGGAGCGGGCGGAATTATTCAATCTGGATAAAGCGGCCATTGAAAATTATTTGCACTATGGCGCAAAGGATGAGATCGATGAGTTTTTCAACGCCTACCTTCATCCGTTGGGTGAAACGGCATTGAGATCGAACCTGATCAAGAATTATATTTTTGTCGATGTTGTTCTTGCTGTTTCAAAATTGATGAAAGACCTGGGTGGAGATGTCGATAGGGTGATCCCAGAGTTGGATTCTATCGAGATGACCATGTCCAGCATCAAAACGCTTGAGCAATTGCGCGAACAGGTATATAAAATCTTATCCAACGCGTTGGCATATCGCGATGGTCAACCAAAAGGGCAGTATAAAGCCCTGATCCATCAGGCCAAGGAATATATCGAACGTCATTATGTAGACCCAGACCTTTCGCTAAGTGCCGTAGCGGTACAGGCAAATCTCAGTGCCAGTCATTTTAGCGTGGTGTTCAGCCAGGAAACCGGGCAAACCTTCAAAGAGTATTTGACGGAGGTCCGCATTAACAAGGCCAAAGAACTGTTACGTATGACACCGTTAAGATCAGCCGATATTGCCTATCAAGTTGGCTATAACGATCCTCATTATTTCAGTTCTGTTTTCAAGAAGCATACCGGCCTTTCGCCGATTGAGTTTAGATCGCAATTGTAGTTGCTTCGCAGGAGAGCGACATGGCACAAAAAACAGTAACGCCTGATTTCAGGCAGGTCCTGACCAGGATAGGCGAGCAGGCAAGCTCAACAGGCAGGGTCCCACTTAAATATTTTGGGAAGCTCGCCGATTTTTTGGCAGGTATCAATCTGTCTATTCGCACAAAAATTCTCGCGTCGCTCTGTGTTGTGATCCTGTTGATGGGGGCAACAAATATCGTTTCCATGTTGCAGGTGTTGCGTTATAGCCGTCAATATGATGCCATCATCACCAATATTACAACTGCCAATAGTATTAGCGGCAGGGTCAAGCCTGATATCGACAATGAGATGTGGAGGATCGTTTCGGGAAAGGTTGAATTTTCAAGCGGAAAACAGTATGAGATCATTGACACCGTAGATACCAAAGTGCGCTGGATGATGGATAACACCGATTCACAACGCGCCAAAGTGAAACTGGATCTGGTTCTCAGAACACTTCAGTCCTTGAAAGCTGATTTGGATTTGATGGGGGATAAGATCGCGCATAACAGCACAGCCGCAGAGAACGAAGCGGTCCTGGAGAAAATCCGTTTTTCAACATCTGTGCTGGATGAAAGCATTCAAAACTATGTGCTGTATGAAGTAAATCGCACCGAAGGGCAATACCAGGTGATGCGTGAGAGTTTTGCACGCTGGCAGGTCTTTTCCATTATCTTGATCTTCAGTGCGGTAGGGTTTGCGATTGTAGCCGCTTGGAGCTTGTCCAAGAGCATTTACACTCCCATCAAGAAACTGCATGATGTGACCACAACTATCACCAAGAACGATCTTCAAACCTTGATGACCAGTGATAACGTGGACGAGATCACAGAGTTGGGGATGAGCTTTAATATCATGATCGGTAAGATCAAGGAATTGTTGGATTCCAAGATCAAGGAGCAGGAAAATCTCAAGAAGGCAGAGTTGCGTGCGCTCCAGGCTCAGATCAATCCGCACTTTTTATATAACACTCTCGACACCATTATTTGGATGGCTGAATCCAAAAAGACTGACCAAGTGGTTAAGATCGTTACTGCACTGTCGAAATTCTTCCGC
Proteins encoded in this window:
- a CDS encoding NAD(P)-dependent oxidoreductase; this translates as MTKIILVTGATGKVGRVFVDRLLSDPKFDSFTVRALCHNRELEPHTRIENIHGSIEHRDVVEKAMDGVTHVLHLATVKETPEQIMDVAVKGLFWLLEACRTSPTFQQFIMVGGDAGVGHFVYQHPIPVTETQKHSAYEGCYALSKVLEEVMLEQYYIQYYLNGCCLRAPWIMEKDDFKYQLSFGEDVFGGPRWRDLVDAQSVDELIRTEAVPVMLDPQAVPVKRNFVHVDDLVSAILLAVDHPKARQQLFNISMDEPIDYGEMGKYLNITRGLPTVEIKTEYHSTWLDNTKAKFLLGWRPEYDMKKMIDSAFDYVRAKNDPRKIWYPG
- a CDS encoding sensor histidine kinase; the encoded protein is MAQKTVTPDFRQVLTRIGEQASSTGRVPLKYFGKLADFLAGINLSIRTKILASLCVVILLMGATNIVSMLQVLRYSRQYDAIITNITTANSISGRVKPDIDNEMWRIVSGKVEFSSGKQYEIIDTVDTKVRWMMDNTDSQRAKVKLDLVLRTLQSLKADLDLMGDKIAHNSTAAENEAVLEKIRFSTSVLDESIQNYVLYEVNRTEGQYQVMRESFARWQVFSIILIFSAVGFAIVAAWSLSKSIYTPIKKLHDVTTTITKNDLQTLMTSDNVDEITELGMSFNIMIGKIKELLDSKIKEQENLKKAELRALQAQINPHFLYNTLDTIIWMAESKKTDQVVKIVTALSKFFRISLSKGMDWITIGEEVERIKSYLTIQKMRYRDILDFKIDVDKDVAENTILKLILQPLVENALYHGIKNKRRGGTISVRARRKDENEILLEVEDDGIGFTPEKLARLRNELNDDSGEIKMESGYGIGNVNNRIRLYYGKQYGLSIQSEYGTGTRITLVIPSKMETATQDMNSL
- a CDS encoding response regulator, whose translation is MPYKVFFVEDEIITREGIRDNVDWGANGFEFCGEAADGEMALPLLRAAQPDVLITDIKMPFMDGLQLSKIMRERMPWVKIIILSGHDEFEYAQQAIKLGVTDYLLKPITVQNLQKALQKLTVLLDQEKKERESLKKLQEQAEENRAVLRERLLFKLVVGAVSPADAIENGQELGLNLIARHYLVAILKIEPVNRAEPYEHGEYQQIQSLIMGLVEKNPDIFMLRRDWGDLVLIMKGGTPEYLEEERDILIDEIRRDVAKTQYKLIVGMGTTKNRIADICQSFVEALARIQDATGVDKSGIDQPAERAELFNLDKAAIENYLHYGAKDEIDEFFNAYLHPLGETALRSNLIKNYIFVDVVLAVSKLMKDLGGDVDRVIPELDSIEMTMSSIKTLEQLREQVYKILSNALAYRDGQPKGQYKALIHQAKEYIERHYVDPDLSLSAVAVQANLSASHFSVVFSQETGQTFKEYLTEVRINKAKELLRMTPLRSADIAYQVGYNDPHYFSSVFKKHTGLSPIEFRSQL